The following coding sequences are from one Treponema bryantii window:
- a CDS encoding DUF188 domain-containing protein, protein MDNPENKITIWVDADSCPSLVRNHTVKMGNKLDLRVVFAANKKICCDAAAGTYEMAVCNSGKDAADNYIFENCKSGDLVITRDIVFANRLVECGICTINDRGTEFTREMIKERLSVSDFDKQLAEIGLVKHYHEGYDKKKFAAFANSFDKVIHKLINLQARQGKPSE, encoded by the coding sequence TTGGATAATCCTGAAAATAAAATCACTATCTGGGTAGATGCAGATTCCTGCCCTTCTCTCGTTAGAAATCACACTGTAAAAATGGGAAACAAACTCGATCTACGTGTTGTTTTTGCAGCAAATAAAAAAATTTGCTGTGATGCTGCGGCCGGTACTTATGAAATGGCAGTTTGTAACAGTGGGAAAGACGCCGCTGATAATTATATTTTTGAAAACTGTAAATCTGGCGATCTCGTAATTACCAGAGACATTGTTTTTGCAAACCGTTTAGTTGAATGCGGAATCTGTACAATAAATGACAGAGGTACAGAGTTTACCCGTGAAATGATAAAAGAGCGCCTTTCAGTTAGTGATTTTGATAAGCAGCTTGCAGAAATCGGTCTGGTAAAACATTACCATGAAGGCTATGACAAAAAAAAGTTCGCGGCATTCGCGAACTCTTTTGATAAGGTTATACACAAACTGATTAATCTTCAGGCTCGTCAGGGAAAGCCATCTGAATAG
- the sppA gene encoding signal peptide peptidase SppA, producing MKKSTKSGLIVLIMLLIIIGGYVGYTVWKMNQDFSSNVQSANGSYRIAEDSDAYDPNAAKEYKRNFIAAIYIEGTISEANQNYNQKWLINTIQTLKRNYKNAALAVFINSPGGAVYQADEIYLALNDYKTTGRPVYVYQGPLAASGGYYISCAGTKIYANRNTLTGSIGVMMGTSFDLTGLFEKIGIKSKTIHSGKNKNMMNYNEPFTEEQQAIMQSMCDECYDQFVSIVAKNRGIQYNTCCKISDGRLYTAKQALDLRLIDAIDSWDNMLRDLAEKELKMPGIKVNTYKYLKKSPGFIQILSGKALELENARAAAQLGVPVEVMKSMNETSMLPMYLAPIK from the coding sequence ATGAAAAAATCAACAAAATCAGGTCTTATTGTTCTCATAATGCTTCTGATTATTATTGGTGGATATGTAGGCTATACAGTCTGGAAAATGAATCAGGATTTTTCTTCAAATGTACAGTCAGCTAATGGAAGCTATCGTATTGCAGAAGATTCAGATGCCTATGATCCGAATGCCGCAAAAGAATACAAACGTAATTTCATTGCAGCTATTTATATTGAAGGAACTATTTCTGAAGCAAATCAGAATTATAATCAGAAGTGGCTCATCAATACAATTCAGACTCTAAAGAGAAATTATAAAAATGCAGCTCTTGCAGTATTTATCAATTCTCCTGGAGGTGCAGTTTACCAGGCTGATGAAATTTATCTTGCCTTAAATGATTATAAAACAACCGGACGTCCAGTTTATGTTTATCAGGGACCACTTGCTGCTTCAGGCGGATACTACATTTCATGTGCTGGAACTAAGATTTATGCAAACCGCAATACTCTTACCGGCAGTATCGGTGTTATGATGGGAACTTCCTTTGATCTGACAGGTCTTTTTGAGAAAATTGGAATTAAATCCAAGACAATTCATTCTGGTAAAAATAAAAACATGATGAATTACAACGAACCTTTCACAGAAGAACAGCAGGCTATCATGCAGTCTATGTGTGATGAATGCTATGATCAGTTTGTTTCTATTGTTGCAAAAAATCGTGGCATTCAGTACAACACCTGCTGCAAAATTTCTGACGGAAGACTTTATACTGCAAAACAGGCACTTGATCTTAGACTGATTGATGCAATTGATTCATGGGATAACATGCTCCGCGATCTTGCAGAAAAAGAACTTAAGATGCCTGGAATTAAAGTTAATACCTATAAGTATCTGAAAAAGTCTCCAGGCTTCATTCAGATTCTTTCAGGCAAAGCTCTTGAACTTGAAAATGCAAGAGCTGCAGCTCAGCTTGGAGTTCCTGTAGAAGTTATGAAATCAATGAATGAAACAAGCATGCTGCCTATGTATCTTGCTCCAATAAAATAA
- the rpmI gene encoding 50S ribosomal protein L35 → MPKMKTKKSAAKRYSLTGSGKVKHKKQNLRHILTKRSPKRKRNLRAAGYVAEADAKKIRKQMLPYG, encoded by the coding sequence ATGCCTAAGATGAAGACAAAGAAGTCAGCAGCAAAGAGATACTCTCTTACTGGATCTGGCAAAGTTAAGCACAAGAAGCAGAACCTTCGTCATATTTTGACAAAACGTTCTCCTAAGAGAAAGAGAAATCTTCGCGCTGCAGGTTATGTAGCAGAAGCAGATGCAAAGAAAATCAGAAAGCAGATGCTTCCTTACGGTTAA
- the infC gene encoding translation initiation factor IF-3 produces MAYVNNNNNKSNGQRINEMIRVREVRLIDDEGNQLGIVATSEALNMAKDRDLDLVEVSPNANPPVCKILDYGKYKFEQEKKLRDSKKNQKVLKLKEIRMQPKIGSGDLDTKAKHIQEFLDEGDKVKVTIRFRGRELAHTELGYDVLNEVLKRLTSAYNIDKPAAMDGRNMSMTISAKAAK; encoded by the coding sequence TTGGCATACGTGAATAATAACAACAACAAAAGTAATGGGCAGAGAATCAACGAAATGATTCGTGTCCGCGAGGTTCGTCTTATCGATGACGAGGGAAATCAGTTAGGCATCGTTGCAACTTCAGAAGCCCTCAACATGGCTAAAGACAGAGACTTGGATCTTGTTGAAGTTTCACCTAATGCTAACCCACCTGTATGTAAAATACTTGATTATGGCAAATACAAGTTCGAACAGGAAAAAAAGCTCCGTGATTCCAAGAAGAACCAGAAAGTATTAAAGTTGAAGGAAATCCGCATGCAGCCAAAAATCGGCTCAGGAGATCTTGATACTAAGGCCAAACATATACAGGAATTTCTTGACGAGGGTGACAAGGTTAAGGTTACAATCCGTTTCCGCGGACGTGAACTTGCCCACACTGAACTCGGCTATGATGTTCTGAATGAGGTGTTAAAGCGACTTACCTCGGCGTACAACATTGATAAGCCTGCCGCAATGGATGGTAGAAACATGTCAATGACAATCTCAGCAAAAGCCGCAAAATAA
- a CDS encoding TRM11 family SAM-dependent methyltransferase yields the protein MAEFISSFITGFQTVVEQDLGKRFKNLKILNLYDGLVHYRFDGDSRELEKIIYFNNTFFVLKTMKGKGLSFSSLVGSVCSAKNYFLVNKGSFRVRFQNENQFAKVDKNLTRRAEDYVLQNSKLKLDRLSPTNEVWFSIRREGFAFCGELISKREFTEKNLNKGELRPEIAYFICCFAAIKPEDTILEPFCGYGSIPVQLAKKFRFEKLYVSDLDPERATQTSERKQLSAPNIECCTADATVLNHIEDKSISLVITDPPWGYFEELPDIEGFYINMFRSFNRVLSDNGRLVILSARKEELEKTAAATGFKIKNSLHTLVNGKKAGVYYIERA from the coding sequence ATGGCGGAATTTATATCTTCTTTTATAACCGGTTTTCAGACTGTTGTGGAACAGGATCTCGGAAAACGCTTTAAGAATCTTAAAATACTTAATCTTTATGATGGACTTGTGCATTATCGTTTTGACGGGGATTCGAGAGAACTGGAAAAAATCATTTACTTCAATAATACATTCTTTGTCCTCAAAACAATGAAAGGGAAGGGGCTTAGTTTTTCTTCTCTGGTTGGTTCTGTCTGTTCTGCTAAGAATTATTTTCTGGTTAATAAAGGAAGTTTCCGTGTTCGTTTTCAAAATGAAAATCAGTTTGCTAAGGTTGATAAAAATCTTACCCGCCGCGCCGAAGATTATGTGCTTCAGAATTCAAAACTAAAACTCGACCGTCTTTCTCCAACTAATGAAGTCTGGTTTTCTATCCGCCGTGAAGGTTTTGCTTTCTGTGGAGAGCTTATTTCTAAACGCGAGTTCACTGAAAAGAATCTTAATAAGGGAGAACTACGGCCGGAAATTGCTTACTTTATCTGTTGTTTTGCTGCTATCAAACCCGAAGATACAATTCTTGAACCTTTCTGTGGTTATGGATCAATTCCTGTTCAGCTTGCAAAAAAGTTCCGTTTTGAAAAGCTTTATGTGAGTGATCTTGATCCTGAACGTGCAACACAGACTTCAGAGCGTAAACAGCTTTCTGCACCGAATATTGAATGTTGTACTGCTGATGCTACTGTCTTAAATCATATAGAAGATAAATCAATTTCTCTTGTAATTACAGACCCTCCATGGGGATATTTTGAAGAGCTTCCGGATATTGAAGGGTTCTATATAAATATGTTCAGATCTTTTAATCGTGTTTTATCTGATAACGGACGCCTTGTAATCCTTTCTGCCCGAAAAGAAGAACTGGAAAAAACTGCTGCTGCAACTGGCTTTAAAATAAAAAACAGCCTTCATACGCTTGTAAATGGTAAGAAGGCTGGTGTTTATTATATTGAACGTGCTTAG
- the zapB gene encoding cell division protein ZapB, producing MISLDQVYLLEQKVESAVAKIQQLQAENDALRNKCTELTNALSAKSEQLSSFESDQSQIENGIKKALDRLNSIENTVLKTATQMNQGGQAAKPAVQTPVEPKPVVQTTPAPQAETQKPADATVQSTPSFSTMETVPQSNEAPVMPESTPEQALTQNFVEETFESEEEIETPEDDNHDGLGFDIF from the coding sequence ATGATTTCACTCGATCAGGTTTATCTTCTTGAACAAAAGGTTGAAAGTGCTGTTGCAAAAATCCAACAGCTACAGGCAGAAAACGATGCTCTGCGCAATAAATGTACCGAGCTCACAAATGCGCTTTCTGCGAAGTCGGAGCAGCTTTCTTCTTTTGAATCAGATCAGAGCCAGATCGAGAATGGAATCAAAAAGGCGCTTGACCGTCTTAATTCAATTGAGAACACAGTTTTAAAAACTGCAACTCAGATGAATCAGGGTGGTCAGGCTGCTAAACCTGCTGTACAGACTCCGGTTGAACCAAAACCAGTTGTACAGACTACCCCTGCCCCACAGGCAGAAACACAAAAACCGGCAGATGCTACTGTTCAGAGCACACCAAGCTTCAGTACAATGGAAACTGTACCACAGTCTAATGAAGCACCAGTTATGCCGGAATCAACCCCAGAACAAGCACTTACTCAGAATTTTGTAGAAGAAACTTTCGAGAGTGAAGAAGAAATCGAAACTCCGGAAGATGACAATCACGACGGCTTAGGCTTTGATATTTTCTAA
- a CDS encoding glycoside hydrolase family 3 N-terminal domain-containing protein — MKHTWWVVILLTLLTSCTDKQTKKELRTHQAAALTQTYTNQIKKEREASIERYIAAMPLEQKIAQMFIENLEGCTSFRSYETVDAMTGNGDKTPLVAGGYLFFSYNIVPDRKQMQDYIKSIREYCDSYGIIQPYLSVDQEGGWVTRLKKLNPKLPSNEQVAAAYDVAGTYGLYSEQAAGMKDLGFDMNLAPVVEVCTDDNAEFLDGRSFGDLNKVIRYGTACINAYENNGIATVIKHFPGNTNTDPHTGLPEITLSKDDLMKSIESFRELVKLNPAVVLMSHARTSAIDPGVPACLSKVWVTDILRNEFGYNGLIFSDDIFMGALADNGYPPEVAAVRAVEAGVDCIMTSEKRFGRAGAVLYKKAKEDYDFEKKIDAAVLRIIKYKLEAGLIDEAEIR, encoded by the coding sequence ATGAAACATACTTGGTGGGTTGTTATATTATTAACTCTTCTTACATCCTGTACAGATAAACAGACAAAAAAGGAGCTTCGAACTCATCAGGCTGCGGCGCTTACTCAGACTTATACAAATCAGATAAAAAAGGAACGCGAGGCATCAATTGAAAGATATATTGCAGCTATGCCGCTGGAGCAGAAAATTGCCCAGATGTTCATTGAAAATCTTGAAGGTTGTACAAGTTTCCGTTCGTATGAAACTGTTGATGCAATGACCGGAAATGGTGATAAGACTCCTCTTGTTGCGGGTGGTTATCTTTTCTTTTCATATAATATTGTTCCAGATCGTAAGCAGATGCAGGATTATATAAAATCAATTCGTGAATATTGTGATTCTTACGGAATTATTCAGCCTTATCTGAGTGTTGATCAGGAAGGTGGATGGGTTACTCGTCTTAAGAAACTGAATCCAAAACTTCCATCTAATGAACAGGTAGCTGCTGCTTATGATGTTGCCGGAACTTATGGTTTGTATTCGGAGCAGGCGGCCGGTATGAAAGATCTCGGTTTTGATATGAATCTTGCGCCTGTGGTAGAAGTGTGTACTGACGATAATGCGGAGTTTCTGGACGGCCGCAGCTTCGGTGACCTTAATAAAGTTATCCGTTATGGAACTGCGTGTATTAATGCCTACGAAAATAATGGAATTGCAACTGTAATAAAGCATTTCCCGGGAAATACAAATACAGACCCTCATACAGGACTTCCAGAAATTACTCTTTCAAAAGATGATTTAATGAAAAGCATTGAATCCTTCCGCGAGCTTGTAAAACTTAATCCTGCAGTTGTTCTTATGTCACATGCCCGAACCTCAGCTATCGATCCTGGTGTTCCAGCCTGTCTTTCTAAAGTGTGGGTAACAGATATTCTGCGTAATGAGTTTGGATATAATGGTTTAATTTTTTCTGATGATATTTTTATGGGTGCTTTGGCAGACAATGGTTATCCGCCTGAGGTTGCTGCTGTTCGTGCCGTAGAAGCTGGTGTCGATTGTATTATGACTTCGGAAAAGCGTTTTGGACGTGCAGGTGCTGTACTTTATAAAAAAGCAAAAGAAGATTATGATTTTGAAAAGAAAATTGATGCTGCAGTTTTACGAATCATTAAATATAAACTTGAGGCAGGTTTAATAGATGAAGCAGAAATCCGCTAA
- a CDS encoding RsmB/NOP family class I SAM-dependent RNA methyltransferase: protein MKQKSAKNKLSGEAGFEEYYAGLYGERWQAIKESFAGEGSAVEYHVTGAEKSYFLDSASVLAALCLPLDGATDILDLCAAPGGKTLVLASRMPADAKLSSNERSPERKHRLSVVVETCLPTSISERVKTSCSDGATWCTRQSECFDRILLDAPCSSERHVIADPKYLNSWSPSRIKTVTTEQWSLLSSAYRLLSPEGILLYSTCALCPEENDGMIERLYKKFNKEGDAFSLMLPAPDLSEISDFAKITLPGFEQTKYGYMIMPDKQNGAGPIYFSIIKKNKSCAKSL from the coding sequence ATGAAGCAGAAATCCGCTAAAAATAAGCTTTCTGGTGAAGCCGGATTCGAAGAATATTATGCCGGCCTTTATGGTGAACGCTGGCAGGCAATAAAGGAATCTTTCGCAGGAGAGGGAAGTGCTGTAGAGTATCATGTAACTGGGGCTGAAAAGTCTTATTTCCTTGACAGTGCTTCTGTACTTGCTGCCTTGTGTCTTCCGCTGGATGGTGCAACTGATATTCTTGATTTGTGTGCAGCCCCTGGTGGAAAAACTTTAGTACTTGCTTCAAGAATGCCAGCAGATGCAAAACTTTCTTCAAATGAACGTTCTCCTGAACGTAAGCATCGTCTCTCTGTTGTTGTAGAAACCTGTCTTCCGACTTCTATTTCTGAGCGTGTAAAAACTTCCTGTAGTGATGGAGCTACCTGGTGTACAAGACAGAGCGAATGTTTTGACCGAATTCTTCTTGATGCTCCGTGTTCTTCTGAACGTCATGTAATTGCTGATCCAAAATATCTTAATTCCTGGTCACCATCCCGAATAAAAACTGTTACAACAGAACAATGGTCTTTACTTTCTTCTGCCTATCGTCTGCTAAGTCCGGAAGGAATTCTTTTATATTCAACCTGTGCACTGTGTCCTGAAGAAAATGACGGTATGATAGAACGGCTTTATAAAAAGTTTAATAAGGAAGGTGATGCTTTTTCTCTTATGTTACCTGCACCCGATCTTTCTGAGATTTCAGATTTTGCTAAAATAACTCTTCCTGGTTTTGAACAGACTAAATATGGCTATATGATTATGCCTGATAAACAGAATGGTGCAGGTCCGATTTATTTTTCAATCATCAAAAAAAATAAATCCTGTGCTAAAAGTCTGTGA
- a CDS encoding cell division protein ZapA codes for MGKLKIEMLGTSFTIQANEDNEYLEKLLGYYKRITDDVNKIDSIKNPLQTAILSGIMICDELYKEKQAKVAMENGEYVPVENDMDTLEIERRTQNMIDKIDKVL; via the coding sequence ATGGGAAAATTAAAGATTGAAATGCTTGGAACTTCTTTTACAATCCAGGCAAATGAAGATAACGAATATCTCGAAAAGCTTTTAGGCTACTACAAAAGAATCACAGACGACGTAAATAAAATCGATTCAATCAAAAATCCTCTTCAAACTGCAATTCTTTCGGGCATTATGATTTGCGATGAGCTTTACAAAGAAAAGCAGGCAAAAGTTGCAATGGAAAACGGTGAATATGTTCCTGTTGAAAACGACATGGACACTCTTGAAATTGAACGCCGTACACAGAATATGATTGATAAAATCGACAAGGTACTCTAG
- a CDS encoding tRNA-dihydrouridine synthase family protein, producing the protein MNKKLICGPMATISHPAFRILVEQFAGCDEYFTEMINAGSLLNFGPFEKYYIDATPCPEKIVWQLTGNDAPRMKEAAVQLAELPGIGIDINMGCSAPDIYKTGAGIGWMLRDRAETEAMVREVRSVVPVGKRLSVKLRLGDEDFTEGGFFDFCDMLVNNGVELLTLHPRTKKEKLARPPRYKFCQQLAERYKDKVPVYLNGNVKDKASFDFAMAVCPDVAGVMISRAAVQKPWIFQKLKDSSYCKLADEPINMEELCLEYVDLIEKYQPQEFWKTRLQRFYTYFCMNFQFSHYAQSQFINAAEQGNEALRQTIKEFFEKCPEERIITISCQQYL; encoded by the coding sequence ATGAATAAAAAATTAATCTGTGGACCAATGGCAACAATTTCTCATCCTGCATTCAGAATTCTTGTAGAACAGTTTGCCGGCTGCGATGAATATTTTACAGAAATGATTAATGCAGGAAGCCTTTTGAATTTCGGTCCCTTTGAAAAATATTATATTGATGCAACTCCGTGCCCGGAAAAAATTGTATGGCAGCTTACAGGTAATGATGCTCCTCGTATGAAAGAAGCAGCAGTACAGCTAGCAGAGTTGCCCGGAATAGGAATTGATATAAACATGGGGTGTTCGGCACCGGATATTTATAAAACAGGTGCCGGTATAGGCTGGATGCTTAGGGATAGGGCAGAAACCGAAGCAATGGTGCGGGAAGTTCGTTCTGTGGTTCCTGTTGGAAAAAGGTTAAGCGTAAAGCTCAGGCTTGGAGATGAGGATTTTACAGAAGGTGGATTTTTTGATTTCTGCGATATGCTTGTAAATAACGGAGTTGAACTTCTAACTCTACATCCGCGAACGAAAAAAGAAAAACTTGCAAGACCGCCCCGATATAAGTTTTGTCAGCAGCTTGCCGAACGCTATAAAGATAAGGTTCCTGTTTATTTAAATGGAAATGTAAAGGATAAGGCTTCTTTTGATTTCGCGATGGCGGTTTGTCCTGATGTTGCGGGAGTTATGATTTCACGGGCAGCAGTGCAGAAGCCCTGGATTTTTCAGAAGCTCAAAGATTCTTCTTATTGCAAATTGGCCGATGAACCAATTAATATGGAAGAACTCTGTCTTGAATATGTAGACTTAATAGAAAAATATCAGCCTCAGGAGTTCTGGAAAACCCGACTCCAGCGTTTTTATACATATTTCTGCATGAATTTTCAGTTTTCGCACTATGCCCAGAGTCAGTTTATAAATGCAGCAGAACAGGGAAATGAAGCTCTCCGCCAGACAATTAAAGAGTTTTTCGAAAAATGCCCGGAGGAGAGAATAATTACTATATCTTGTCAGCAATATCTGTAA
- a CDS encoding HD domain-containing phosphohydrolase, with protein sequence MAEKKHEDRLQRIIEIERELGEIQDVDVLLERILTETRKIVNADAGSIYVVEGDKLKIKCGHNDTFLKELAPGEKLPYTSFSFPINEKQICGYVALSGKPLNIKDCYRISESKPYKFNKNTDITTDYRTKSMYTIPLKMANGNLLGILQIINAKDENGKIIAFDQDAEMLIAHFASSAVQALQHAYLTANMVKRMLKMAEFRDPKETYPHIERVSSYSLEIYDRWAFNHNIPEAEIHRYRDNLKIAAKFHDVGKVGISDVILKKAFPRFTDEERNIMKGHTCIGAQLFEPPESLLDIMSQEVALHHHDRWDGGASGYPGRISLSDFSVKDGIVPITEPLSGKDIPLSARIVAVADVFDALSHKRCYKEAWTIEDAFTEIMNNSGTQFDPEVVLAFMQVKDRICSIQMAFPDEPED encoded by the coding sequence ATGGCTGAGAAGAAACATGAAGACAGATTGCAGCGCATTATAGAAATTGAGCGCGAACTAGGAGAAATTCAGGACGTTGATGTTCTTCTTGAACGTATACTTACTGAGACAAGAAAAATTGTAAATGCTGATGCCGGATCAATTTATGTTGTTGAAGGCGACAAACTTAAAATTAAATGTGGACATAATGATACTTTCTTAAAGGAGCTTGCTCCTGGAGAAAAACTTCCTTATACAAGTTTTTCATTTCCAATCAACGAAAAACAGATTTGTGGTTATGTAGCTCTTTCTGGTAAGCCATTAAACATTAAAGACTGTTATAGAATCTCAGAATCTAAGCCATATAAGTTCAATAAAAATACAGATATTACAACTGATTACCGTACAAAATCAATGTATACCATTCCTCTCAAGATGGCTAACGGTAATCTTCTTGGTATTCTTCAGATTATCAATGCCAAAGATGAAAACGGAAAGATTATTGCATTTGATCAGGATGCAGAAATGCTTATTGCACACTTTGCATCAAGTGCAGTTCAGGCTTTACAGCATGCTTATCTTACTGCAAATATGGTAAAGCGAATGCTTAAGATGGCAGAGTTCCGTGATCCAAAAGAAACATATCCTCATATTGAACGTGTTTCTTCTTATTCTCTTGAAATCTATGACCGCTGGGCATTCAATCATAATATTCCTGAAGCAGAAATTCACCGATACCGCGATAACCTTAAGATTGCAGCCAAGTTCCATGATGTCGGAAAGGTTGGTATTTCTGATGTAATTCTTAAAAAAGCTTTCCCTCGTTTTACAGATGAAGAGCGAAATATTATGAAGGGACATACCTGTATTGGAGCTCAGCTTTTTGAACCACCAGAGTCACTTCTTGATATAATGTCACAGGAAGTAGCTCTTCATCATCATGACCGCTGGGATGGTGGTGCTTCTGGTTATCCGGGAAGAATTTCGTTAAGTGATTTTTCTGTTAAGGATGGAATCGTTCCAATTACAGAGCCTTTGAGTGGAAAAGATATTCCGCTTTCTGCTCGAATTGTTGCAGTTGCAGATGTATTTGATGCTTTGAGTCACAAAAGATGTTATAAGGAAGCTTGGACAATTGAAGATGCGTTCACAGAGATTATGAATAACTCTGGAACTCAGTTCGATCCTGAAGTTGTTCTTGCCTTTATGCAGGTAAAAGACCGAATCTGTTCTATTCAGATGGCTTTCCCTGACGAGCCTGAAGATTAA
- a CDS encoding DUF975 family protein, giving the protein MFERKKYKNFAKKQLAGRWGIPVLVTVVIVIISTVFSIPDVMQLYKSGYFTALFNGNYADAAYAIDTASSTSFITSIINMVVSAIVDVAAIGLYIKMSRSPEPVYFSDFIEGFNNWARATLAVLWQFLWIFLWTLLFIIPGIIKSIAYSQMFYIIAEYKEVSVSKAMRISIEITKGHKLDLFIMYLSFLGWAFLSVFTLGILYFWLLPYMNMTYVNAYHALMKEALESGRIKPEDLSE; this is encoded by the coding sequence ATGTTCGAACGAAAAAAGTACAAGAACTTTGCTAAAAAACAGCTTGCTGGCCGATGGGGTATACCTGTTCTCGTAACAGTTGTTATTGTAATAATATCAACAGTTTTTTCAATTCCTGATGTAATGCAGCTTTATAAAAGCGGTTATTTTACAGCACTTTTTAATGGTAATTATGCTGATGCAGCATATGCCATTGATACAGCATCTTCAACATCTTTCATCACTTCTATTATTAACATGGTTGTAAGTGCCATTGTTGATGTAGCAGCAATCGGCTTATATATAAAGATGTCTCGTTCACCAGAGCCGGTTTATTTCTCTGATTTTATAGAAGGCTTTAATAACTGGGCCCGTGCTACTCTTGCAGTTTTATGGCAATTCTTATGGATTTTCCTCTGGACCCTTCTGTTTATCATTCCAGGAATCATTAAATCAATTGCATACTCACAAATGTTCTATATTATTGCAGAATATAAAGAAGTTTCAGTAAGTAAAGCAATGCGAATAAGTATTGAAATAACAAAAGGCCATAAACTGGATCTTTTTATTATGTATTTAAGCTTCCTCGGCTGGGCATTTCTTTCTGTATTTACTCTTGGAATTTTATACTTCTGGCTTCTTCCATATATGAACATGACTTATGTAAATGCTTATCATGCACTTATGAAAGAGGCGCTTGAATCAGGAAGAATTAAACCGGAGGATTTATCGGAATGA
- the rplT gene encoding 50S ribosomal protein L20: MSRAIDGTKRKNRRVKILKLAKGFRGDRKSNYKPAKDAVTKALGHAYVDRRDRKHEFRTLWIARINAAVREEGMTYSQFINGVNKAGIKLNRKALSNMAIEDPVAFKAVVEAAKKAVQA; this comes from the coding sequence ATGTCAAGAGCAATAGACGGAACAAAGAGAAAGAATCGCCGTGTAAAGATCCTCAAGCTTGCTAAGGGTTTCCGTGGCGACAGAAAATCAAACTACAAACCAGCTAAAGACGCTGTAACAAAAGCACTCGGTCACGCATATGTTGACCGCCGCGACAGAAAACATGAATTCCGCACTCTCTGGATTGCACGTATTAACGCTGCTGTTCGTGAAGAAGGAATGACATACTCACAGTTCATCAACGGAGTTAACAAGGCCGGAATTAAATTGAACCGCAAGGCTCTCTCTAACATGGCTATTGAAGACCCAGTTGCATTCAAGGCTGTTGTTGAAGCAGCTAAGAAAGCTGTACAGGCTTAA